From a single Candidatus Defluviilinea gracilis genomic region:
- a CDS encoding diguanylate cyclase produces MKILVVNNDLMERTVIQQVLQVNGHEVVIAENSDTAWKLLHSEEIRFVIADRIGTDIDERGFIRRVRDARPPYYIYILLITQKVQESDVTTPRTGADDYLRKPIVPVELKSRVNIGERILSLGDRLVQAKDTLDHTAMLDNLTGALNQMAFINLARGELERARRNQASLSLIAFQAENFKAIVDQHGKSIGNDVLSLISQGIRDKSRPYDGLGRYEGDIFILILPGVVGAEAEKVSERILKGIANTKVTLLDDTELKVNLSVGIVSSGRITASTEIEALMSTTREALALAKRDGDNQIYTIYV; encoded by the coding sequence ATGAAGATTCTCGTCGTCAACAACGATCTTATGGAACGAACGGTCATTCAGCAGGTGTTACAGGTGAATGGTCATGAGGTTGTGATCGCGGAAAATAGCGACACCGCCTGGAAACTTCTGCACAGCGAGGAGATCCGCTTTGTCATCGCCGACCGCATCGGCACCGACATCGACGAACGGGGTTTTATCCGCCGCGTGCGCGATGCGCGCCCCCCTTATTACATTTACATCCTGCTCATCACGCAAAAAGTGCAGGAATCGGACGTGACCACCCCGCGCACCGGCGCGGATGATTATTTGCGCAAGCCGATCGTGCCGGTGGAATTAAAATCGCGTGTGAATATCGGCGAACGCATCCTCAGCCTGGGCGACCGTCTTGTGCAGGCGAAGGATACGCTCGATCACACCGCCATGCTCGACAACCTGACCGGCGCCTTGAACCAGATGGCCTTCATCAACCTGGCGCGCGGCGAGTTGGAACGCGCCCGCCGCAACCAGGCTTCGCTCAGCCTGATCGCCTTTCAGGCTGAAAATTTCAAAGCCATCGTCGACCAGCATGGCAAAAGCATCGGGAACGATGTGTTATCTCTCATCTCGCAAGGGATTCGCGATAAGAGCAGACCCTACGACGGGCTGGGTCGCTACGAAGGCGATATCTTCATCCTCATCCTGCCGGGCGTGGTTGGCGCGGAAGCGGAAAAGGTATCAGAGCGCATCCTCAAAGGCATTGCCAACACCAAAGTAACCTTGCTGGACGACACCGAGTTAAAGGTCAACTTGAGTGTGGGAATCGTTTCCTCCGGGCGCATTACCGCCTCCACCGAGATCGAAGCGTTGATGAGTACCACGCGCGAAGCGCTTGCCCTTGCCAAACGCGACGGGGATAACCAGATCTACACGATCTACGTGTAA
- a CDS encoding oligosaccharide flippase family protein, translating to MISRLQRNALYLLLARIAAQALSILFIALLARRLGVVHFGQFTFIAAIILLGNTFTNFGTDTTLIRELNRAPTPQLIAQAFALQLTLSALWVIATFILKPTSPLLLYSLALFPLALFSIATAALRARERMDLVLALSLIHGILQLLAAFFSSDISTLILSLLIGHFLTAAFSYLLCHASLPDFNLVPFPNIFPLLKLTLPFAALTMLLVLSQRLGVLTTSILLGDSATGIFSAAARIVDGLKLGHYAILGALLPVISRRAPEAARSFRIGFILLMFVSLLMAIMLSLFPKHIIVILYSDGFLPAVNLLALFGWSLIPYTVSSFLSYHLIAQRRETVLVKATAISLAISIALYLWLIPMLQVQGVVYAALIGEIIQAVIFILASHPATFDLRP from the coding sequence ATGATATCTCGCCTTCAACGCAACGCCCTCTACCTCCTCCTCGCCCGCATCGCGGCGCAAGCGCTTTCCATCCTGTTCATTGCCCTGCTTGCCCGCCGCCTCGGCGTCGTCCACTTTGGGCAATTCACCTTCATCGCCGCGATCATTTTGCTCGGCAATACCTTCACCAACTTCGGCACCGACACCACCCTCATTCGAGAACTCAACCGCGCGCCCACGCCGCAACTTATCGCGCAGGCGTTCGCGCTACAACTCACACTCTCCGCCTTGTGGGTCATCGCCACATTCATCCTCAAACCCACATCGCCGCTTCTTCTCTATTCTCTTGCTCTTTTCCCACTCGCCCTTTTTTCCATTGCCACCGCCGCCCTCCGCGCGCGCGAACGCATGGATCTGGTCCTTGCCCTCAGCCTCATCCATGGCATTCTTCAACTCCTCGCCGCGTTTTTTTCTTCGGATATCTCCACCCTCATCCTCTCTCTCCTCATCGGACATTTCCTCACCGCCGCCTTTTCCTACCTCCTCTGCCACGCCTCGCTTCCCGACTTCAACCTGGTTCCCTTCCCAAACATTTTTCCCCTCCTCAAACTGACTCTCCCCTTCGCCGCGTTAACGATGCTCCTCGTCCTCTCGCAACGCCTCGGTGTGCTCACCACCTCCATCCTCCTCGGCGACTCAGCCACTGGCATCTTCTCCGCCGCCGCCCGCATCGTAGACGGACTCAAACTTGGGCATTACGCCATCCTTGGCGCGTTGCTCCCCGTTATCTCGCGCCGCGCGCCTGAAGCGGCGCGCTCCTTTCGGATAGGATTTATCCTCCTCATGTTCGTCAGCCTCCTCATGGCGATCATGCTCAGCCTGTTCCCTAAACACATCATCGTCATCCTCTATAGCGACGGCTTCCTCCCCGCTGTCAATCTACTCGCCCTATTCGGCTGGAGCTTGATTCCCTACACAGTTTCCTCGTTCCTCTCCTACCACCTCATTGCTCAGAGACGCGAAACCGTTCTCGTCAAAGCGACAGCTATTTCACTAGCAATATCCATCGCGTTATATCTCTGGCTCATTCCCATGTTGCAAGTTCAAGGCGTCGTCTACGCCGCGCTGATCGGTGAGATAATTCAAGCGGTCATCTTCATCCTCGCAAGCCATCCTGCGACCTTTGACCTGCGACCATAA
- a CDS encoding threonine synthase — MTYQGLIHKYGHLLDLPPHASASAVSLLEGRTPLIKADNLSRHLGGGPSTSSERRFELFIKYEGLNPTGSFKDRGMTAAVSEALGRGATTVICASTGNTAASAAAYAARAGMKSIVLIPQGKVAAGKLAGAIAYGAQVIQIDGSFDDALTMVVEITNKHPICLVNSINPYRIEGQKTAAFEIVDELGSAPDWLCLPVGNAGNITSYWAGFKQYCGLKSQDSELRSPQNSGLKSAILSLPKLLGVQAAGAAPLVLGHAVENPETVATAIRIGKPARGEQALQAAEESQGRIIAVSDEQILEMQKLLAKLEGIWVEPASATGLAGLAAEIESGKLKVEGLRVVAVCTGHGLKDSEIITRDMQKPLVVPPRLEALEEVILGKTF, encoded by the coding sequence ATGACTTACCAAGGACTCATCCACAAGTACGGACATCTGCTTGACCTCCCGCCTCACGCTTCCGCAAGCGCCGTCAGCCTGCTCGAGGGGCGGACGCCTTTAATCAAGGCTGACAATTTGTCGCGGCACCTCGGCGGCGGGCCTTCGACAAGCTCAGAACGGCGGTTTGAATTGTTCATCAAATACGAGGGACTCAACCCGACGGGCTCGTTCAAAGATCGCGGCATGACGGCGGCGGTGAGCGAAGCGCTGGGGCGCGGCGCAACGACGGTGATCTGCGCGTCGACAGGCAACACTGCCGCATCTGCGGCGGCGTACGCGGCGCGGGCTGGGATGAAATCCATCGTGTTGATTCCGCAGGGCAAGGTGGCGGCGGGGAAACTCGCGGGCGCAATTGCTTATGGCGCGCAAGTGATTCAAATTGATGGCTCGTTCGACGACGCGTTGACGATGGTGGTTGAGATCACGAACAAGCATCCAATCTGTTTGGTGAATTCGATCAATCCGTATCGCATCGAGGGACAAAAGACTGCGGCGTTCGAGATTGTTGACGAGTTGGGCTCCGCGCCCGATTGGTTGTGTTTGCCTGTTGGGAATGCGGGAAACATCACATCGTATTGGGCGGGGTTCAAGCAGTATTGCGGGCTGAAGTCACAAGATAGCGAATTGAGGTCTCCACAAAATAGCGGACTGAAGTCCGCAATCCTATCCCTGCCGAAGTTGTTGGGTGTTCAAGCGGCGGGCGCGGCTCCGTTGGTGTTGGGACATGCTGTTGAAAACCCTGAAACGGTCGCGACGGCGATCCGCATCGGCAAGCCCGCGCGCGGAGAACAAGCACTGCAAGCGGCGGAAGAGTCGCAGGGGCGAATCATCGCGGTGAGCGACGAGCAAATTTTGGAGATGCAAAAGTTGCTGGCAAAACTTGAGGGGATTTGGGTCGAGCCTGCGTCGGCGACGGGGTTGGCGGGGTTGGCGGCGGAGATAGAAAGTGGAAAGTTGAAGGTGGAGGGACTGAGGGTGGTTGCAGTTTGCACGGGGCATGGGTTGAAAGATTCCGAGATCATCACGAGGGATATGCAGAAGCCGTTGGTCGTACCGCCGAGGTTGGAGGCGTTGGAAGAGGTTATTTTGGGAAAAACCTTTTAA
- a CDS encoding class I SAM-dependent methyltransferase — MNNLSNTPFATVAEAYNRNADKYDEFIENNPNLQRMRRKVYAHVASLLPKNSHILDLACGTGTDAFWFAQHGYTVHGVDISDGMLQRAAEKAKQLGLQNKAVFEHLSYTALGKLGKTQFDCAFSNFGGLNCVADLKLVADEVRPALKPNAKIIWALMPPFCLWESAMLLRGRFKLATRRFRGKSTVHKEGLHYPVYYYTPKQVAQAWGAGFQIESIRALSVATPPATNKDFAIKRPRMFDLLGKLDDLVESKFPFKYWGDFTIVTLRQR; from the coding sequence ATGAACAACCTATCGAACACCCCTTTTGCCACCGTCGCCGAAGCCTACAACCGCAACGCCGACAAATACGACGAATTCATCGAAAACAACCCCAACCTCCAACGGATGCGGCGCAAGGTTTACGCCCACGTCGCCTCGCTACTGCCGAAAAACTCGCATATCCTCGACCTTGCCTGCGGCACAGGCACCGATGCGTTCTGGTTCGCTCAGCATGGCTACACCGTCCACGGCGTGGATATTTCAGACGGCATGTTACAACGCGCCGCTGAAAAAGCAAAACAACTTGGCTTGCAAAACAAAGCCGTCTTCGAACATCTCTCCTACACCGCGCTCGGCAAACTCGGCAAAACCCAATTCGATTGCGCGTTCTCCAACTTCGGCGGCTTGAACTGTGTCGCCGACTTAAAACTTGTCGCCGATGAAGTCCGCCCGGCGCTCAAACCCAACGCCAAAATTATTTGGGCGCTCATGCCGCCCTTCTGCCTGTGGGAATCAGCCATGCTCCTGCGCGGACGATTCAAACTCGCCACGCGCCGCTTTCGCGGGAAGTCCACCGTGCACAAAGAAGGACTCCATTACCCTGTTTACTATTACACGCCCAAACAAGTTGCCCAAGCCTGGGGGGCTGGCTTCCAAATCGAATCGATCCGCGCGTTGTCGGTCGCCACGCCGCCCGCCACCAACAAAGACTTCGCCATCAAACGCCCGCGTATGTTCGACCTCCTCGGCAAACTAGACGACCTGGTCGAATCGAAATTCCCATTCAAATACTGGGGCGACTTCACCATCGTAACTCTTCGGCAAAGATAA
- a CDS encoding DUF58 domain-containing protein — protein sequence MNMSTSTATPEQVLLRLDWNVIRRLDGLLQGDYRTLFYGFGVDFADLREYQPGDDIRYIDWNVTARMDTPYIRQYNEDREITAWFLLDLSPSVDFGTTQTMREKRTMLTEFVTVLARLLTRHGNRVGAMMFGSGIQHTVPARGGKIQVLRLINDMMKQPRLSRAPFTSLKSFFDSVLNSIKRRSLVFVISDFISEPGWERSLSLLGQRHEVIAVRLYDPREEELPDVGMVMMEDAETGAQMFVDTHDAKFRKRFFAAAQQREKNLNEAFRRAGVDVLSLSTEDDLVRSIVKFAKQRQQVRKN from the coding sequence ATGAACATGTCAACGTCAACAGCAACGCCTGAGCAAGTGTTGCTCCGACTCGATTGGAACGTCATCCGCCGCCTCGACGGGTTGTTGCAGGGCGACTATCGCACGCTGTTCTACGGCTTCGGCGTGGACTTTGCCGACCTGCGCGAATACCAGCCCGGTGACGATATCCGCTACATTGATTGGAACGTCACCGCGCGGATGGATACGCCGTACATTCGGCAATACAACGAAGACCGCGAGATCACCGCGTGGTTCTTGCTTGACCTGAGTCCCTCGGTGGATTTTGGCACGACGCAAACGATGCGCGAAAAACGCACGATGCTCACCGAATTTGTGACCGTCCTTGCAAGACTGCTGACCCGTCACGGGAATCGCGTGGGGGCGATGATGTTCGGGAGCGGAATCCAGCACACGGTCCCGGCGCGAGGCGGGAAAATCCAGGTGCTGCGTCTCATCAACGATATGATGAAACAGCCGCGTCTCTCTCGCGCGCCGTTTACGAGTCTCAAATCCTTTTTCGATAGCGTGTTGAATTCCATCAAACGGCGTTCGCTGGTGTTCGTCATCTCCGATTTCATCAGCGAGCCGGGTTGGGAACGTTCGTTGAGCTTGCTGGGTCAGCGGCATGAGGTGATCGCGGTGCGGCTGTATGATCCGCGCGAGGAGGAGTTGCCCGATGTGGGCATGGTGATGATGGAAGACGCCGAGACGGGCGCGCAGATGTTTGTAGATACGCACGACGCGAAATTTCGCAAACGGTTTTTCGCCGCGGCGCAACAACGCGAGAAAAATTTGAACGAGGCGTTCAGACGCGCGGGCGTGGATGTGTTGTCGCTTTCAACGGAAGACGATCTGGTTCGCTCGATCGTAAAGTTTGCGAAGCAGAGGCAACAGGTTAGGAAAAACTAA
- a CDS encoding VWA domain-containing protein produces MSFIWSSLLYLLLLVPFLVWAYQRIQKQKREAAARLGSFGVLHDASGGTSKRRQLPAILFLIGITILILSFARPQAKISLPRVEGTVILTFDVSGSMSADDLKPTRMEAAKAAALEFVDQQPTSVKIGVVAFSDGGITVQNPTGERTEIIDTIERLVPRRGTSVGNGILVALNTIVVDAGDPPFLSANAVPEISQPQSDTAPQADALPEGWYPYSAIVLFTDGENNQDPDPVAAADIAANFGVRIYTVGIGTLEGATITVDGITAHSQLNEPILRALSETTGGAYYNAGNAQDLQRIYRDLQPKLAIKQEEMEITSILAGLGILFFLLGGAFSLLWFGRVA; encoded by the coding sequence ATGTCCTTCATCTGGTCATCCCTCCTCTATCTTTTATTACTCGTTCCGTTTTTGGTTTGGGCGTATCAACGAATCCAAAAACAGAAACGCGAAGCCGCCGCGCGCCTGGGGAGTTTCGGCGTGTTGCATGATGCGTCGGGCGGAACATCCAAGCGGCGACAACTCCCCGCGATACTTTTTCTCATTGGCATTACGATCCTCATCCTTTCTTTTGCGCGTCCGCAGGCGAAGATCAGTTTGCCGCGCGTCGAAGGGACGGTCATCCTCACGTTCGATGTGTCGGGTAGCATGTCGGCGGACGACCTCAAACCGACGCGCATGGAAGCCGCAAAAGCCGCCGCGCTCGAATTCGTGGATCAACAACCGACGAGCGTAAAGATCGGCGTAGTCGCGTTCAGCGATGGCGGCATCACCGTGCAAAACCCGACTGGCGAGCGAACTGAAATCATTGACACCATCGAGCGGCTTGTGCCGCGTCGAGGCACATCGGTCGGGAATGGAATTCTCGTTGCGCTCAACACCATCGTGGTGGACGCGGGCGATCCGCCGTTCTTGAGCGCGAATGCCGTCCCCGAAATATCCCAGCCGCAATCGGATACCGCGCCTCAGGCCGACGCGCTTCCTGAAGGCTGGTATCCATACTCGGCGATCGTCCTATTCACCGATGGCGAGAATAACCAGGATCCAGACCCGGTCGCCGCGGCAGACATTGCCGCAAACTTTGGCGTCCGTATTTACACGGTGGGCATCGGCACGCTGGAGGGAGCGACCATTACCGTGGATGGAATCACCGCCCACTCACAATTGAATGAACCGATCCTGCGCGCTCTTTCAGAGACCACCGGCGGAGCGTATTACAACGCGGGCAATGCACAGGATTTACAACGGATCTACCGCGATCTTCAGCCCAAGTTGGCGATCAAACAAGAAGAAATGGAAATCACCTCGATTCTCGCGGGACTGGGGATTCTGTTCTTTCTCCTCGGCGGCGCGTTCTCACTCCTCTGGTTTGGGCGGGTCGCATGA
- a CDS encoding VWA domain-containing protein encodes MNMLWTSALYLLFLIPLLILAYVWLLRRRRRFVIRYSSLSLVREAAAHQSQWRRHAPFILFLFAIASLILALTRPTADIVVPSNRATIILALDISRSMCSTDIPPNRLIAAQEAATEFVQSRNEDAQIGIVAFAGFAELVQPPTKDRDLLVNAIANLLPARRTAIGSAILRSIDAIAEIDSRIPSTLSDSAPQPLPKGEFAPHIIVLLTDGSNNAGPTPFNAANQAAARGIRVYTIGFGTVNNTSPMNCGDAFSEIDPFGGPGFGLGFGGGGGGGFRRELDEVTLKQVADMTGGAYYAATSARELQDVFRNLPTYLVVTRETTEISAFFNALGLLLFLLAGFLSLRWNPVL; translated from the coding sequence ATGAACATGTTGTGGACCTCCGCGTTGTATCTGCTGTTTCTCATCCCGCTCCTCATTCTTGCGTATGTGTGGCTCTTGCGCCGACGCAGGCGCTTCGTCATCCGTTACTCAAGCCTATCGCTGGTGCGGGAAGCGGCGGCGCATCAATCGCAGTGGCGAAGACACGCGCCGTTCATCCTGTTCCTGTTTGCCATTGCCAGTTTGATCCTTGCATTGACCAGACCGACAGCGGATATTGTTGTTCCCTCCAACCGCGCCACGATCATCCTCGCGCTCGATATTTCTCGCAGTATGTGTTCGACGGATATTCCTCCGAACCGCTTGATCGCCGCCCAGGAAGCCGCGACTGAATTTGTTCAGAGCCGAAACGAAGATGCCCAGATCGGCATCGTGGCTTTTGCTGGCTTTGCCGAACTTGTCCAACCGCCCACAAAAGACAGGGATTTGCTCGTCAACGCGATCGCGAATCTTCTTCCCGCGCGCCGCACGGCGATCGGGAGCGCCATCCTCCGCTCCATCGACGCCATTGCTGAAATTGACAGCCGCATCCCCTCGACACTATCGGACTCTGCCCCGCAACCCCTGCCCAAAGGGGAGTTCGCGCCGCATATCATCGTCCTGCTCACCGATGGCTCGAACAACGCGGGACCCACTCCGTTCAATGCCGCAAACCAGGCGGCGGCGCGCGGCATTCGCGTGTACACAATTGGTTTCGGAACAGTCAATAACACATCTCCAATGAACTGCGGCGACGCGTTTTCAGAAATCGATCCATTCGGGGGACCAGGCTTTGGGCTGGGTTTTGGCGGCGGCGGGGGCGGAGGCTTCCGCAGGGAACTGGATGAGGTCACATTGAAGCAGGTCGCCGATATGACGGGCGGCGCCTATTACGCGGCGACCAGCGCGCGCGAACTGCAAGATGTATTCCGCAACCTGCCCACCTATCTTGTCGTCACGCGCGAAACAACCGAGATCAGCGCCTTCTTCAACGCGCTTGGCTTGCTGTTATTCCTACTTGCGGGATTCCTTTCGTTGAGGTGGAATCCGGTCTTGTAA
- a CDS encoding AzlD domain-containing protein yields the protein MNIWLVMLLGGLITFGTRFSLIYAFGKFHIPEALRKALRYVPPAVLSAIVFPELFIRSNRLELSLDNHRLLAGLFATIVAWASRNTLITILAGMVALFVLQVVLR from the coding sequence ATGAATATTTGGCTTGTGATGTTACTGGGCGGCCTGATCACGTTTGGGACACGCTTCAGCCTTATCTACGCGTTCGGCAAATTCCACATCCCGGAAGCGTTGCGGAAGGCGTTGCGCTACGTTCCCCCAGCAGTGCTGTCTGCCATTGTGTTTCCGGAGTTATTCATCCGCTCCAATCGTCTTGAGCTTTCGCTGGATAACCATCGCCTGCTGGCAGGGTTGTTTGCGACGATCGTTGCGTGGGCGAGCAGGAATACGCTGATCACCATCCTGGCAGGGATGGTTGCGTTGTTCGTCTTGCAGGTTGTTCTGCGATAG
- a CDS encoding MoxR family ATPase: MAQNSSENRTPMEKVLYEVKKVIVGQDHLLERMIVALLARGHILVEGVPGLAKTMAIKTLAEAIGGEFKRIQFTPDLVPADLVGTRIYNQKTGKFETSLGPVFTNLLLADEINRAPAKVQSALLEVMQERQVTIGRETHTVPNPFLVLATQNPIETEGTYALPEAQVDRFMLKVLVGYPTSTEEFVIVERMTAALQAVQKVLTTDQLVALQKEVDKVYVDPALMEYAVRMVTATRKPSEVGLKELERFIMFGSSPRASINLILTGRALAFVRGRNYALPQDVLDMALDVMRHRIVLSYEALSENVTGDILLNKILDRIPIPVVPLHEHVNVNSNA; encoded by the coding sequence ATGGCACAAAATTCATCTGAAAACCGAACGCCGATGGAGAAAGTTTTGTACGAGGTGAAGAAGGTCATCGTTGGGCAGGATCATTTGCTCGAACGGATGATCGTGGCGTTGCTGGCGCGCGGACATATTCTCGTTGAGGGTGTGCCGGGGCTGGCGAAGACGATGGCGATCAAGACTCTCGCGGAGGCAATTGGCGGCGAGTTCAAGCGCATCCAATTCACGCCCGATCTTGTCCCTGCCGATCTGGTCGGCACGCGAATCTACAATCAGAAGACGGGCAAATTCGAAACGTCGCTGGGTCCCGTGTTTACGAATCTATTGCTGGCAGATGAGATCAACCGCGCTCCAGCGAAAGTGCAGAGCGCGTTGCTCGAAGTGATGCAAGAGCGGCAAGTGACCATCGGGCGCGAGACGCACACGGTGCCGAATCCGTTTTTGGTGTTGGCGACTCAGAATCCCATTGAGACGGAGGGGACGTACGCGCTCCCCGAAGCGCAAGTGGACCGCTTCATGCTCAAGGTGTTGGTTGGGTACCCGACCTCGACGGAAGAATTCGTCATCGTCGAGCGGATGACTGCCGCATTGCAAGCCGTGCAAAAAGTGTTGACCACCGATCAACTCGTTGCCCTGCAAAAGGAAGTGGACAAAGTGTACGTTGACCCGGCGTTGATGGAATACGCCGTCCGCATGGTGACGGCGACTCGTAAACCATCTGAAGTTGGCTTGAAGGAATTGGAACGCTTCATCATGTTCGGGTCAAGCCCGCGCGCTTCAATCAATTTGATCCTCACCGGTCGCGCGCTCGCCTTCGTGCGCGGACGCAACTATGCCCTGCCTCAAGACGTGTTGGATATGGCGCTCGATGTGATGCGTCATCGCATTGTGTTGTCCTACGAAGCGCTCTCCGAAAATGTGACGGGTGATATTTTGTTGAACAAAATCCTCGACCGTATTCCGATCCCTGTGGTGCCTTTGCATGAACATGTCAACGTCAACAGCAACGCCTGA
- a CDS encoding AzlC family ABC transporter permease has product MNEQQKYFWAGVRSEIPLLVGVFPFGMIYGVLAMDAGLSTAAAQMMSPMVFAGSAQFITTQLVRDSAPGFVIVLTIAVVNLRHMLYSASLAPHLASLPTRWKALLSYLLTDEAYAPSIFHYENEGVQPFSHWFLFGAGAALWTIWQISTALGIFLGAAIPDSWSLDFALPLTFIAMVVPVLKDRPAVAAALSAGCAALVAYSLPYKLGLIVAALVGIAVGTYLEERR; this is encoded by the coding sequence ATGAATGAACAACAAAAATATTTTTGGGCGGGCGTTCGGTCCGAGATTCCCCTATTGGTCGGCGTCTTTCCCTTCGGCATGATCTACGGCGTGCTTGCCATGGATGCCGGGCTGTCCACCGCCGCGGCGCAGATGATGTCTCCGATGGTGTTTGCGGGTTCGGCGCAGTTCATCACCACCCAACTTGTGAGGGATTCCGCGCCGGGCTTCGTCATCGTATTAACGATCGCCGTGGTGAACTTGCGGCACATGCTCTATTCCGCTTCGCTCGCCCCTCATCTTGCTTCTCTTCCCACACGCTGGAAGGCGCTTTTGAGTTACCTGCTCACCGACGAGGCGTACGCTCCGAGCATCTTTCATTATGAAAATGAAGGCGTCCAACCGTTCAGTCATTGGTTTCTGTTCGGCGCGGGGGCGGCGCTGTGGACGATCTGGCAGATCAGCACCGCGTTGGGAATTTTTCTCGGCGCGGCGATCCCCGATTCGTGGTCGCTGGATTTTGCGCTCCCGCTCACGTTCATCGCGATGGTCGTGCCGGTCTTGAAAGATCGCCCGGCAGTGGCGGCGGCGTTATCGGCGGGATGCGCCGCGCTTGTCGCGTACTCGCTTCCGTATAAATTAGGTTTGATCGTCGCCGCGTTGGTCGGCATCGCCGTTGGAACTTATTTGGAGGAGAGAAGGTGA
- a CDS encoding nucleoside phosphorylase gives MPSTSQPILTPATLLAYRRANGQLPEFPPPRAVIFAPQQSLANYVLRRYSVKQVKGFLGDFYLLKRANGRIALSTNFGIGSPVIGGLTDEFAALGVQQFILIGMAGGLQPGLSTGSLVIATSALRGEGVSQHYLPPQRTVDSSQAMAQRISQILAKQNRSHQLGVTWTTDAPFRELRKDVLEHQQQGILTVEMEAASMLAVARANERAGLAVFAIADQLYGGEWRMASDLRPAQQGLSILFDAAVEMLT, from the coding sequence ATGCCCTCCACATCCCAACCCATCCTCACCCCCGCCACTCTTCTCGCTTATCGTCGCGCCAACGGGCAACTCCCCGAGTTTCCGCCTCCGCGCGCGGTCATCTTTGCCCCGCAACAAAGCCTTGCCAATTATGTCCTGCGAAGGTATTCGGTGAAGCAGGTCAAAGGTTTCCTTGGCGATTTCTATCTCCTCAAACGCGCGAACGGACGCATTGCCCTCTCCACAAACTTCGGCATCGGCTCCCCGGTCATCGGCGGGTTGACCGATGAGTTTGCCGCGCTCGGCGTTCAGCAATTCATATTGATTGGTATGGCTGGCGGATTACAACCCGGGCTTTCCACTGGCAGTCTCGTGATTGCGACGAGCGCGCTTCGCGGCGAGGGCGTCTCGCAACACTATCTTCCGCCGCAGCGGACTGTTGATTCTTCACAGGCGATGGCGCAACGCATCAGTCAAATTCTCGCAAAACAAAATCGATCTCATCAGCTCGGCGTCACGTGGACGACCGACGCTCCCTTTCGTGAATTGCGCAAGGATGTGCTTGAACACCAACAACAGGGAATCCTTACCGTGGAGATGGAAGCGGCGTCGATGCTGGCGGTGGCTAGGGCGAATGAACGCGCAGGCTTGGCGGTGTTCGCTATTGCCGACCAGTTGTATGGAGGCGAGTGGCGCATGGCGTCTGATCTGCGTCCCGCGCAACAAGGGTTATCCATCCTGTTCGATGCGGCGGTGGAAATGTTGACATGA
- a CDS encoding trypsin-like peptidase domain-containing protein, giving the protein MTEANTSRLARLRSRARAVLPFASGVCAALLAIGLFYVLFPSNQITQTEVNQSIADALASATPRAAFSADVYQIILPSLVAIESQGPNANDNEDDSLGSGVIFNDSGQILTSLHVVEGAAEIHILFMDGSESVAVVADQYPEMDIAVLQPQSLPPVWAPAVLGNPGAMRIGDEAYAVGHPLGLFASMSAGVISGFDREFHIPGSNREIEGLIQFDAAANPGNSGGPLLNRNGHVIGIVTGIVSPGENGYFIGIGFAVPIGAAAGGGGSPPY; this is encoded by the coding sequence ATGACCGAAGCAAATACTTCACGGTTGGCGAGGTTGCGAAGTCGGGCGCGGGCGGTGTTGCCGTTCGCTTCGGGGGTGTGCGCCGCGTTGTTGGCGATCGGTCTGTTTTATGTTCTTTTCCCATCCAATCAAATTACTCAAACTGAGGTGAACCAGTCGATCGCCGACGCGCTTGCCTCTGCCACGCCGCGCGCCGCATTTTCAGCGGATGTGTATCAGATCATCCTGCCTTCGTTGGTGGCGATAGAGTCGCAGGGACCGAACGCCAACGATAACGAAGATGATTCACTCGGGAGTGGGGTGATCTTTAACGACAGCGGGCAAATTCTCACCAGCCTGCATGTGGTCGAAGGCGCCGCCGAGATTCACATCCTGTTTATGGATGGCAGTGAGTCTGTGGCTGTGGTGGCGGATCAATACCCCGAAATGGATATCGCCGTGTTGCAACCGCAGAGTTTGCCGCCAGTGTGGGCGCCTGCCGTGTTGGGGAATCCCGGCGCAATGCGTATCGGCGATGAGGCGTATGCGGTGGGTCATCCGCTAGGTTTGTTCGCTTCGATGAGTGCCGGCGTGATCTCGGGGTTCGACCGCGAGTTTCACATCCCCGGCAGTAACCGGGAGATCGAAGGGTTGATCCAATTCGACGCGGCGGCTAACCCGGGCAATTCGGGAGGTCCGCTGTTGAATCGCAATGGGCATGTGATCGGTATCGTCACGGGGATCGTCAGCCCGGGAGAGAACGGTTATTTTATTGGGATCGGGTTTGCCGTGCCAATTGGAGCGGCGGCAGGTGGGGGAGGGTCGCCGCCGTATTGA